The Gemmatimonadales bacterium DNA segment AGCACCGGAATGGCGAACGCCACGGCAGCGGCGACGCCGTTGTAGGTGCTGAAGCCAACCCCGACCCAGTTGGCCCCCTCGTTGTAGAGTGCCGAGGTGGTGTCGGTGGTGCCGTAGATCCGGCTGGTCACCGCCGCGGTCGTGTAGATCCACATGGCGAAGAGGGCGAACCACGAGAAGAACTGCACCCAGGCCAGCTGCTTCATGGTCCGGGGCATGTCCTGGAAGTCGTTCAGGATGGTGACGAAGCCGGTGTCGTATCGGCCGCCGCGCTGCATGAGCCCGCCGACGATGAGCAGCAATCCGACGACGCCGATGCCGCCCGACAGGATCATGACCTGGTAGACGCCAAAGCGGGCCAGCCAGACGCTGAGCGCCGTCCCCACGGCGAGAAGGGTCCAGCCCAGGCGTATCTGCCGGCCGCCGTTGCGTGCGTACTCCTCCGCCGTCCGTCGCTCCCTGACCAGGCCCTCCCGCGCCTGGTTCTCCTCGAAGGAGGCCATCTCTTCGGGCGAGTACTCCTTCGACTTGACGACCGTCCACAGCACCGCGACGAAGAAGACCGCGGCGCCGAGGTAGAAGGAGAGGCGCACCGAGTCGGGGATCATGTGCTCGGGCGCTTCGTTGCTCACTCCGAACTGCCCGGTGAGGAGCCAGGGGAGCATGGATGCCACGACCGCGCCGGTGCCGATGAAGAAGCTCTGCATGGCGAACCCGGTGGTCCGCTGCGCCGAGGGCAGGTTGTCGCCCACGAAAGCGCGGAACGGCTCCATGGAGATGTTGATGGAGGCGTCCATGATCCAGAGCATGCCGGCCGCCACCCACAGGGCCGGGGAGTTCGGCATGGCGAGCAGGGCCAGCGAGGCGAGAATGGCCCCGCCGAGGAAGTACGGACGCCGTCGGCCCAGGCGGTTCCAGGTGCGGTCGCTGAAGTAGCCGACGATGGGCTGAACCAGGAGCCCGGTCACTGGGGCGGCGATCCACAGGATCGGGATGTTTTCCACGCTGGCTCCCAGCGTCTCGAAGATCCGGCTCACGTTCGCGTTCTGCAGCGCGAAGCCGAACTGGATACCCAGGAAGCCGAAGCTCATGTTCCAGATTTCCCAGAACGTCAGGCGCGGCTTGGGCCGGACGGCGCTGGGAGCGGCAGTAGCGGGTGATCCCATGGTGGACCTGGGCCTCAGGGGTGGCGTGTCTGCGTTCCATTCGCTCGGAGGTCCCGAGCCCTGTGGAGGCGACGGATCAGCCCGTCGACCTCGGGGTCAGTGAAGATCTCGTCGAGGAGCCGCCGCATGGGGCGCTGCCAGTTCGGGCGCTCCGACGACCGTGTCCCGGGGAGGTTCACCGCACAATCCTCGAGCCAGAGATCCTCGAGCCAAGGGACCAC contains these protein-coding regions:
- a CDS encoding MFS transporter; this translates as MSFGFLGIQFGFALQNANVSRIFETLGASVENIPILWIAAPVTGLLVQPIVGYFSDRTWNRLGRRRPYFLGGAILASLALLAMPNSPALWVAAGMLWIMDASINISMEPFRAFVGDNLPSAQRTTGFAMQSFFIGTGAVVASMLPWLLTGQFGVSNEAPEHMIPDSVRLSFYLGAAVFFVAVLWTVVKSKEYSPEEMASFEENQAREGLVRERRTAEEYARNGGRQIRLGWTLLAVGTALSVWLARFGVYQVMILSGGIGVVGLLLIVGGLMQRGGRYDTGFVTILNDFQDMPRTMKQLAWVQFFSWFALFAMWIYTTAAVTSRIYGTTDTTSALYNEGANWVGVGFSTYNGVAAAVAFAIPVLARRTSRKVAHAICLVCGAVGLLSIFVISDPRYLLGSMVGVGIAWASILSMPYAILTGSLPPSKMGYYMGIFNFFIVIPQIVAAAVLGFFVGRFFGGEAIYALLIGGASLVLAAALTLRVQDEDDVAALVVGA